The proteins below are encoded in one region of Pseudomonas sp. SCB32:
- the ilvC gene encoding ketol-acid reductoisomerase: MHVFYDKDCDLSIIQGKKVAIIGYGSQGHAHACNLKDSGVDVTVGLRAGSSSVAKAQNHGLKVAEVAEAVAAADLVMILTPDEFQGRLYKDEIEPNLKKGATLAFAHGFSIHYNQVVPRADLDVIMIAPKAPGHTVRSEFVKGGGIPDLIAIYQDASGNAKNVALSYACGVGGGRTGIIETTFKDETETDLFGEQAVLCGGCVELVKAGFETLVEAGYAPEMAYFECLHELKLIVDLMFEGGIANMNYSISNNAEYGEYVTGPEVINAESRAAMRNALKRIQNGEYAKMFISEGATNYPSMTAYRRNNAAHGIEVVGEKLRAMMPWIAANKIVDKSKN, from the coding sequence ATGCACGTTTTCTACGATAAAGACTGTGACCTCTCCATCATCCAGGGCAAGAAAGTTGCCATCATCGGTTACGGTTCCCAGGGCCACGCCCACGCCTGCAACCTGAAAGACTCCGGCGTCGACGTCACCGTCGGCCTGCGTGCGGGTTCTTCCTCCGTTGCCAAGGCTCAGAACCACGGCCTGAAAGTCGCCGAAGTGGCTGAAGCCGTTGCTGCTGCCGATCTGGTCATGATCCTGACCCCGGACGAGTTCCAGGGCCGCCTGTACAAGGACGAGATCGAGCCGAACCTGAAGAAGGGCGCTACCCTGGCCTTCGCTCACGGCTTCTCCATCCACTACAACCAGGTCGTTCCGCGTGCCGACCTCGACGTGATCATGATTGCGCCGAAGGCCCCGGGCCACACCGTACGCTCCGAGTTCGTCAAGGGCGGCGGCATCCCTGACCTGATCGCCATCTACCAGGACGCTTCCGGCAATGCCAAGAACGTCGCCCTGTCCTACGCCTGTGGCGTTGGCGGCGGCCGTACCGGCATCATCGAAACCACCTTCAAGGACGAGACCGAAACCGACCTGTTCGGCGAGCAGGCTGTTCTGTGCGGCGGTTGCGTAGAGCTGGTGAAAGCTGGTTTCGAAACCCTGGTCGAAGCCGGCTATGCTCCGGAAATGGCCTACTTCGAGTGCCTGCACGAACTGAAGCTGATCGTTGACCTCATGTTCGAAGGCGGCATCGCCAACATGAACTACTCGATCTCGAACAACGCCGAGTACGGCGAGTACGTGACCGGTCCGGAAGTGATCAACGCTGAATCCCGTGCTGCCATGCGCAACGCTCTGAAGCGCATCCAGAACGGCGAATACGCCAAGATGTTCATCTCCGAAGGCGCCACCAACTACCCGTCGATGACCGCCTACCGCCGCAACAACGCTGCCCACGGCATCGAAGTTGTCGGTGAGAAGCTGCGCGCCATGATGCCGTGGATCGCTGCTAACAAGATCGTCGACAAGTCCAAGAACTAA
- the ilvN gene encoding acetolactate synthase small subunit, producing the protein MRHIISLLLENEPGALSRVVGLFSQRNYNIESLTVAPTEDPTLSRLTLTTAGQDEVIEQITKNLNKLIEVVKLVNLSESAHIERELMLVKVKATGAQRAEVKRTTDIFRGQIVDVTSSVYTVQLAGTSDKLDSFIQAIGTASILEVVRSGVTGIARGDKTLSI; encoded by the coding sequence ATGCGACACATCATTTCCCTGCTGCTGGAAAACGAACCCGGTGCGCTCTCCCGCGTCGTTGGCCTGTTCTCCCAGCGCAACTACAACATCGAAAGCCTGACTGTCGCCCCCACCGAGGACCCGACGCTGTCGCGCCTGACCCTGACCACCGCTGGTCAGGATGAGGTCATCGAGCAGATCACCAAGAACCTCAACAAGCTCATTGAGGTGGTAAAACTGGTGAACCTCTCGGAAAGCGCACACATCGAGCGCGAGCTGATGTTGGTGAAAGTGAAGGCCACCGGCGCCCAGCGCGCCGAGGTCAAGCGCACCACCGACATCTTCCGCGGGCAGATCGTCGACGTCACCAGCAGCGTCTACACCGTGCAGCTGGCCGGTACCAGCGACAAGCTGGATAGCTTCATCCAGGCCATCGGCACCGCGTCGATCCTCGAAGTCGTCCGCAGTGGCGTCACCGGCATTGCCCGTGGCGACAAGACTCTCAGCATCTGA
- a CDS encoding acetolactate synthase 3 large subunit, translating into MELLSGAEMVVRSLRDEGVKYIYGYPGGALLHIYDALFKENEVTHILVRHEQAATHMADGYARATGKPGVVLVTSGPGATNAVTGIATAYMDSIPMVVISGQVSSNMVGTDAFQETDMVGISRPIVKHSFIIKHPSEIPEVIKKAFYIAQSGRPGPVVIDIPKDMGDPTQKFEYNYPKKVKLRSYSPAVRGHSGQIRKAAEMLLAAKRPIIYAGGGVIMGNAAEPLTEVARMLNVPVTNTLMGLGGYPGTDRQFVGMLGMHGSYTANLAMHHADVIFAVGARFDDRVINGETAAKFCPNAKVIHVDIDPASISKTVKADIPIVGPVDSVLTEMVAILKEIGETPNKEAQAAWWKQIEEWRGTRGLFPYNMGDGSIIKPQTVIETLCDVTHGDAYVASDVGQHQMFAAQYYRFNKPNRWINSGGLGTMGFGFPAAMGVKLNFPDADVACVTGEGSIQMNIQELSTCLQYDLPVKIINLNNGALGMVRQWQDMQYNSRYSHSYMESLPDFVKLAEAYGHVGMRITDLKDLKPKMEEAFAMKNRLVFLDIQVDTSEHVYPMQIRGGAMRDMWLSKTERT; encoded by the coding sequence GTGGAGCTTTTATCCGGCGCTGAAATGGTCGTCCGCTCGCTGCGTGACGAAGGCGTTAAGTACATCTACGGGTACCCGGGCGGTGCCCTCCTGCATATCTACGACGCTCTCTTCAAAGAGAACGAAGTAACCCACATCCTGGTTCGCCACGAGCAGGCCGCCACTCACATGGCTGACGGCTATGCGCGTGCCACCGGCAAGCCCGGCGTCGTTCTGGTGACCTCCGGTCCCGGCGCGACCAACGCTGTTACCGGCATCGCCACCGCCTACATGGACTCCATCCCGATGGTGGTGATCTCCGGCCAGGTGTCGAGCAACATGGTCGGTACCGACGCGTTCCAGGAAACCGACATGGTCGGTATCTCCCGCCCGATCGTGAAGCACAGCTTCATCATCAAGCACCCGTCGGAAATCCCAGAGGTCATCAAGAAGGCCTTCTACATCGCCCAGTCCGGCCGTCCCGGTCCGGTGGTGATCGATATTCCGAAGGACATGGGCGACCCGACCCAGAAGTTCGAATACAACTATCCGAAGAAAGTGAAGCTGCGCTCCTACAGCCCTGCGGTTCGTGGCCACTCCGGCCAGATCCGCAAGGCCGCCGAGATGCTGCTGGCGGCCAAGCGCCCGATCATCTACGCCGGCGGCGGCGTGATCATGGGCAATGCTGCTGAGCCGCTGACCGAAGTGGCGCGCATGCTCAACGTGCCGGTGACCAACACCCTGATGGGCCTGGGCGGCTATCCTGGCACCGACCGCCAGTTCGTCGGCATGCTCGGGATGCACGGCAGCTACACCGCGAACCTCGCGATGCACCACGCTGACGTGATCTTCGCCGTCGGCGCGCGCTTCGACGACCGCGTGATCAACGGCGAAACCGCCGCCAAGTTCTGCCCGAACGCCAAGGTCATCCACGTCGACATCGACCCGGCCTCGATCTCCAAGACCGTCAAGGCCGACATCCCGATCGTCGGTCCGGTGGACAGCGTTCTGACCGAGATGGTCGCGATCCTCAAGGAAATCGGCGAGACCCCGAACAAGGAAGCCCAGGCTGCCTGGTGGAAGCAGATCGAAGAGTGGCGCGGCACCCGCGGCCTGTTCCCGTACAACATGGGCGACGGCAGCATCATCAAGCCGCAGACCGTGATCGAGACCCTCTGCGACGTTACCCATGGCGATGCCTATGTGGCTTCCGACGTGGGCCAGCACCAGATGTTTGCGGCGCAGTACTACCGCTTCAACAAGCCCAATCGCTGGATCAACTCCGGTGGCCTGGGCACCATGGGCTTCGGCTTCCCTGCCGCCATGGGCGTGAAGCTGAACTTCCCCGACGCCGACGTCGCCTGCGTGACCGGTGAAGGCAGCATCCAGATGAACATCCAGGAGCTGTCCACCTGCCTGCAGTACGACCTGCCGGTGAAAATCATCAACCTGAACAACGGTGCGCTGGGCATGGTCCGCCAATGGCAGGACATGCAGTACAACAGCCGCTACTCGCACTCCTACATGGAATCGCTGCCGGACTTCGTCAAGCTGGCTGAAGCCTATGGCCACGTTGGCATGCGCATCACCGACCTGAAGGACCTGAAGCCGAAGATGGAAGAAGCCTTTGCGATGAAGAATCGCCTGGTCTTCCTCGACATCCAGGTTGATACCAGCGAGCACGTCTACCCGATGCAGATCCGCGGCGGTGCGATGCGCGACATGTGGCTGAGCAAGACGGAGCGTACCTGA
- a CDS encoding DUF4124 domain-containing protein, with product MRRTIFLGSLLLALAPTVMAAQVYKWVDAQGVTHFGAQPPEGTSASAVNTNTAPPKSNFPLPTPKPVTAPSTDDKQKAADDKVKQDVAQEDARRAQNCSQARENLAQLKNNPRVRVKEENGDYRRITEEERQARIGDNEKTIQANCN from the coding sequence ATGCGACGGACGATTTTCCTGGGCAGCCTGCTGCTCGCTCTGGCCCCGACCGTGATGGCCGCGCAGGTCTACAAATGGGTGGATGCACAGGGTGTCACGCACTTTGGTGCGCAGCCGCCGGAAGGCACCAGCGCCTCGGCGGTCAACACCAATACCGCGCCGCCCAAGTCGAACTTCCCGCTGCCAACCCCCAAGCCGGTCACAGCCCCCAGCACGGATGACAAACAGAAAGCCGCAGACGACAAGGTGAAGCAGGACGTCGCCCAGGAAGATGCCAGGCGCGCGCAGAATTGCAGTCAGGCCCGGGAGAACCTGGCCCAGCTGAAGAACAATCCACGCGTTCGCGTGAAGGAAGAAAACGGCGATTACCGCCGCATCACCGAAGAAGAGCGGCAGGCGCGCATCGGCGACAACGAAAAGACCATCCAGGCAAACTGCAACTGA
- a CDS encoding YqcC family protein — MDDRLPAIADQLLLIEREMRTIGMWGSESPSPEKLSSHEPFCVDTLSLEEWLQWIFLPRMKMIIESGADLPAASGIREIAEEAYATEGARVQKLLEALGAFDRLISAGR, encoded by the coding sequence ATGGACGATCGACTGCCGGCAATAGCGGATCAGCTGCTGCTGATCGAACGAGAGATGCGGACCATCGGCATGTGGGGGAGCGAAAGTCCTTCCCCCGAGAAGCTCTCCAGTCACGAGCCGTTCTGCGTGGATACACTGTCGCTGGAGGAGTGGCTGCAGTGGATCTTCCTGCCGCGTATGAAGATGATCATCGAGAGCGGGGCCGATCTGCCCGCGGCATCGGGTATTCGCGAGATCGCCGAGGAGGCCTACGCCACTGAAGGCGCGCGCGTACAGAAGCTGCTGGAGGCGCTCGGTGCGTTCGACCGGCTGATTAGCGCGGGGCGCTGA
- a CDS encoding tetratricopeptide repeat protein has protein sequence MRKAWFAASATLALLSGCATPQHGAIPVQDSGTAVSSSERVGHSGGNYKAPVSASAGQSIPQGDSGVTVMVPKDAGSAPIQTFPAQTGAAPISTSPMTTAPGNAGSTYSQQPISTSGGITSSGGFQSQTYQQPAYQTQPVAPSTQVSTYSQGTPYNQGTPYKTPSGIPSSNTALSADEQLDGPVLALLTTASQQQGGGDLNGAAASLERAQRIAPREPQVLYKLAQVRQAQGDAAQAEQVARRGLTLAGGRPTLQASLWDLIAKCREQQGDAAGAAEARQKAKVTL, from the coding sequence GTGAGAAAAGCTTGGTTTGCGGCGTCGGCGACTCTGGCGCTTCTGTCCGGTTGTGCAACCCCGCAGCACGGTGCGATCCCGGTGCAGGACTCCGGCACCGCGGTCTCCAGCTCGGAGCGGGTGGGCCACAGCGGTGGCAACTATAAGGCGCCGGTTTCCGCCAGTGCCGGCCAGAGCATTCCCCAGGGGGACTCCGGTGTCACCGTGATGGTCCCGAAGGATGCGGGGTCCGCGCCGATCCAGACCTTCCCGGCGCAGACCGGTGCGGCTCCGATCAGCACCTCGCCAATGACCACCGCGCCGGGCAATGCCGGCTCGACCTATTCGCAGCAACCGATCTCCACCAGTGGCGGCATTACTTCCAGCGGTGGTTTCCAGTCGCAGACCTACCAGCAGCCGGCCTACCAGACCCAGCCTGTGGCACCGTCCACCCAAGTCAGCACTTACAGCCAGGGCACTCCCTACAATCAGGGCACTCCTTACAAGACGCCGTCGGGCATTCCCTCGAGCAACACGGCGCTGTCGGCTGACGAGCAGCTCGATGGTCCGGTGCTGGCGCTGCTGACCACCGCCTCGCAGCAGCAGGGTGGTGGCGATCTGAACGGCGCTGCCGCCAGTCTGGAACGTGCCCAGCGCATCGCCCCGCGCGAGCCGCAGGTGCTCTACAAGCTGGCTCAGGTTCGCCAGGCCCAGGGCGACGCCGCGCAGGCCGAGCAGGTGGCACGCCGTGGCCTGACGCTGGCAGGCGGTCGCCCGACCCTGCAGGCCAGCCTGTGGGACCTGATTGCAAAGTGCCGTGAGCAGCAAGGTGACGCCGCTGGCGCCGCCGAAGCCCGGCAGAAAGCCAAGGTGACCCTGTGA
- the mrcB gene encoding penicillin-binding protein 1B yields the protein MTRPRSSKSRKKSGKSSPAMRKWLGWALKLGLVGIVVLAGFAVYLDAVVQEKFSGKRWTIPAKVYARPLELFVGLKLGKDDFLRELDALGYRRENAVSGPGVAAVSSNSVDLNTRGFQFYEGAEPAQRIRVRFAGNSVAGLSAANGSDLAVARMEPLLIGGLYPAHNEDRILIKLDQVPPHLIDTLVAVEDRDFWDHHGVSIKSIARAVWVNASAGQLRQGGSTLTQQLVKNFFLTNERSLSRKLTEAMMAVLLELHYDKREILESYLNEVFLGQDGQRSVNGFGLASQYFFSQPLSELKLPQVALLVGMVKGPSYYNPRRNPERALERRNVVLDVLAEQGVITPAEAATAKEAPLGVTQQGSMSNGSYPAFLDLVKRQLREDYRDEDLTEEGLRIFTSFDPILQMKAESAVSETFKRLDGRKGVAETETAMVVTNPETGEIQALIGSRDPRFAGFNRAIDAKRPIGSLVKPAVYLTALERPSQYTLTSYIQDEPFQVKGKDGQIWKPQNYDHQSRGTIFLYQGLANSLNLSTAKLGLDLGVPNVLKTLERLGVSTDWPAYPSMLLGAGALSPMQVATMYQTIASGGFNTPLRSIRSVLASDGQPLKRYPFQVQQRFDPGAIYLVQNAMQRVMREGTARSVYNQLPASLTLAGKTGTTNDSRDSWFSGFGQDLLAVVWIGRDDNGKTPLTGATGALQIWTSFMRKADPLPLDMPMPDNVVQSWVDPHTGQGTDANCPGAVQMPYIRGSEPATGAGCGVQAPANEVMDWVRGWLN from the coding sequence ATGACGCGTCCCCGATCTTCCAAATCCCGTAAAAAAAGCGGCAAATCGTCGCCTGCCATGCGCAAGTGGCTGGGCTGGGCTCTCAAGCTCGGTCTGGTCGGCATCGTGGTGTTGGCCGGTTTTGCCGTGTATCTCGATGCGGTTGTCCAGGAGAAGTTCTCCGGCAAGCGCTGGACCATTCCCGCCAAGGTGTATGCCCGACCGCTGGAACTGTTCGTCGGCCTGAAGCTGGGCAAGGACGACTTCCTGCGTGAGCTGGATGCACTGGGCTATCGCCGCGAAAACGCGGTGAGCGGTCCGGGTGTTGCTGCCGTTTCCAGCAACTCCGTCGATCTCAATACCCGTGGCTTCCAGTTCTATGAAGGCGCCGAGCCCGCGCAGCGGATTCGCGTGCGCTTCGCCGGCAACTCCGTTGCCGGGCTGAGCGCTGCCAATGGCTCCGATCTCGCCGTGGCGCGCATGGAACCGTTGCTGATCGGCGGCCTGTACCCGGCGCACAACGAAGACCGCATCCTGATCAAGCTGGACCAGGTGCCGCCGCACTTGATCGACACCCTGGTGGCGGTGGAAGACCGCGACTTCTGGGACCACCACGGGGTTTCCATCAAGTCGATCGCCCGCGCTGTCTGGGTCAACGCCAGTGCCGGGCAGTTGCGTCAGGGCGGCAGCACCCTGACCCAGCAGTTGGTGAAGAACTTCTTCCTGACCAATGAGCGCAGCCTGTCGCGCAAGCTCACCGAGGCCATGATGGCGGTGCTGCTGGAGCTGCATTACGACAAGCGCGAAATCCTCGAGAGCTACCTGAACGAGGTGTTCCTCGGCCAGGATGGCCAGCGCTCGGTGAACGGCTTCGGCCTCGCCAGCCAGTACTTCTTCAGCCAGCCGCTGTCGGAGCTGAAGCTGCCGCAGGTCGCGCTGCTGGTCGGCATGGTGAAAGGACCGTCCTATTACAACCCGCGCCGCAACCCGGAACGTGCGCTGGAGCGCCGCAACGTGGTGCTCGACGTGCTTGCTGAGCAGGGGGTGATTACTCCCGCCGAAGCCGCCACCGCCAAGGAGGCGCCGCTGGGGGTGACCCAGCAGGGCAGCATGTCCAATGGCTCCTACCCGGCCTTCCTCGACCTGGTGAAACGTCAGCTGCGCGAAGACTACCGGGATGAAGACCTGACCGAAGAAGGCCTGCGCATCTTCACCAGCTTCGATCCCATCCTGCAGATGAAGGCCGAGTCCGCCGTCAGCGAGACCTTCAAGCGCCTCGATGGCCGCAAGGGTGTTGCCGAAACCGAGACCGCGATGGTCGTGACCAATCCGGAGACCGGCGAGATCCAGGCGCTGATCGGTAGCCGCGATCCGCGCTTCGCCGGTTTCAACCGCGCCATCGACGCGAAGCGGCCGATCGGTTCGCTGGTCAAGCCGGCGGTCTACCTGACTGCCCTGGAACGGCCGAGCCAGTACACCCTGACCAGCTACATCCAGGACGAGCCGTTCCAGGTGAAGGGCAAGGACGGACAGATCTGGAAGCCGCAGAACTATGATCACCAGTCGCGCGGCACCATCTTCCTTTACCAGGGGCTGGCGAATTCGCTGAACCTGTCCACTGCCAAGCTCGGCCTGGACCTGGGCGTGCCGAACGTGCTGAAGACCCTGGAGCGCCTGGGTGTCTCGACGGACTGGCCGGCCTATCCGTCGATGCTGCTGGGTGCTGGTGCGTTGAGCCCGATGCAGGTGGCGACCATGTACCAGACCATTGCCAGTGGCGGCTTCAACACCCCGCTGCGGAGTATTCGAAGTGTGCTGGCATCCGATGGCCAGCCGCTCAAGCGCTATCCATTCCAGGTCCAGCAGCGCTTCGATCCGGGTGCCATCTATCTGGTGCAGAACGCCATGCAGCGCGTGATGCGCGAAGGTACCGCGCGCTCGGTCTACAACCAGCTGCCGGCGTCACTGACTCTGGCGGGCAAGACCGGCACCACCAACGATTCCCGCGACAGCTGGTTCTCCGGTTTCGGCCAGGACCTGTTGGCGGTGGTCTGGATCGGTCGCGACGACAACGGCAAGACACCGCTGACCGGCGCGACCGGTGCGCTGCAGATCTGGACCAGCTTCATGCGCAAGGCCGATCCGCTGCCCCTGGATATGCCAATGCCGGATAATGTGGTGCAGTCCTGGGTGGATCCGCACACTGGGCAGGGTACTGATGCGAACTGCCCCGGCGCGGTGCAGATGCCTTATATTCGAGGTAGCGAACCGGCCACTGGCGCCGGTTGCGGAGTCCAGGCGCCGGCCAACGAAGTCATGGACTGGGTGCGTGGCTGGCTGAACTGA
- a CDS encoding bifunctional aminoglycoside phosphotransferase/ATP-binding protein — translation MSQTLIAALQNPALYPHPVESFRVIETHISWVLLTGSYVYKIKKPVNFGFLDFTDLAARKHFCEEELRLNQRLTEGLYLDVLPITGSKSAPRLGGEGPAIEYVIRCREFPQTQLLSEVQARGELGAPHIDGLARQIAEFHQRTPQVPVDHPLGTPDACMAPVRQNFEQIRPMLSDKSDLLQLDALEAWAESSFERLHGVFESRKANGFIRECHGDIHLGNAAIIDDKVVLFDCIEFNEPFRFTDVTADYAFLAMDLEDRGLKCLSRRFVSQYLEYTGDYQSLELLNFYKAYRALVRAKIALFSLAHQTDAVQKAATLRQYRNYANLAESYSAIPSRFLAVTVGVSAVGKSQVALRLVEALGAIRLRSDVERKRQFGEQNAEQRGQHQQGIYDADATLATYQRLNALASDILRAGYPVVLDATFLKRDQRAAAWKMAEETGVPFLILDCHAPESVIAGWLAQRQSEGNDPSDATLEIVQAQQAARESLSDEEQQHSKRVDTPDAASLDALVASIRQRLPGL, via the coding sequence GTGAGCCAGACTCTGATCGCTGCGCTGCAGAACCCGGCGCTCTACCCTCATCCGGTCGAAAGCTTCCGGGTCATCGAAACCCACATTTCCTGGGTCCTGCTCACCGGCTCCTACGTCTACAAGATCAAGAAGCCCGTCAACTTCGGCTTCCTCGACTTCACCGACCTGGCCGCGCGCAAGCATTTCTGCGAGGAAGAGCTGCGCCTCAACCAGCGTCTCACCGAGGGCCTGTACCTCGATGTCCTGCCGATCACCGGCAGCAAAAGCGCCCCGCGCCTGGGTGGCGAAGGCCCGGCCATCGAGTACGTGATCCGCTGCCGCGAGTTCCCGCAGACCCAACTGCTCAGTGAAGTGCAGGCCCGGGGCGAACTCGGCGCCCCGCACATCGACGGCCTGGCCCGCCAGATTGCCGAGTTCCACCAGCGCACGCCGCAGGTCCCGGTCGATCACCCGCTGGGCACCCCGGACGCCTGCATGGCGCCGGTCCGGCAGAACTTCGAGCAGATCCGCCCGATGCTGTCGGATAAGTCCGACCTGCTGCAACTCGACGCCCTGGAAGCCTGGGCCGAGTCCAGCTTCGAGCGCCTGCACGGTGTCTTCGAGTCGCGCAAGGCCAATGGCTTCATCCGCGAGTGCCACGGCGACATCCACCTGGGCAACGCCGCCATCATCGACGACAAGGTGGTGCTGTTCGACTGCATCGAGTTCAACGAGCCGTTCCGCTTCACCGACGTCACCGCCGACTACGCGTTCCTCGCCATGGACCTGGAAGACCGCGGCCTGAAGTGCCTGTCCCGGCGCTTCGTCAGCCAGTACCTGGAGTACACCGGCGACTACCAGTCGCTGGAACTGCTGAACTTCTACAAGGCCTACCGTGCCCTGGTGCGCGCCAAGATCGCCCTGTTCAGCCTGGCGCACCAGACCGATGCCGTGCAGAAGGCCGCGACCCTGCGCCAGTACCGCAACTACGCCAACCTGGCGGAAAGCTACAGTGCCATCCCATCGCGCTTCCTCGCCGTGACCGTCGGTGTATCCGCCGTCGGCAAGAGCCAGGTGGCACTGCGCCTGGTGGAAGCCCTGGGCGCCATCCGCCTGCGCTCCGACGTCGAGCGCAAGCGCCAGTTCGGCGAGCAGAACGCGGAGCAACGTGGCCAGCACCAGCAAGGCATCTATGACGCCGACGCCACGCTAGCAACCTACCAGCGCCTCAACGCCCTGGCATCAGACATCCTGCGCGCCGGCTACCCGGTCGTGCTGGACGCCACCTTCCTCAAGCGCGATCAGCGCGCGGCCGCCTGGAAAATGGCCGAGGAAACCGGCGTGCCCTTCCTCATCCTCGACTGCCATGCGCCGGAAAGCGTCATCGCCGGCTGGCTCGCCCAGCGCCAGAGCGAAGGCAACGACCCGTCGGACGCCACCCTGGAAATCGTCCAGGCCCAGCAAGCCGCCCGCGAGTCGCTCAGCGACGAAGAACAGCAACACAGCAAGCGCGTCGATACGCCGGACGCCGCCAGCCTGGACGCCCTGGTCGCCAGCATTCGCCAGCGCCTTCCGGGGCTCTGA
- a CDS encoding TfoX/Sxy family protein: MNDELLHLKNLGKTSAQWLHAVGIHSASDLRRLGAVGAYRAVRARGFRASKVLLYAIEGALLDVHWNDLPPSHKAALLGELETFPMRNKS; the protein is encoded by the coding sequence ATGAACGACGAACTGCTGCACCTGAAGAATCTCGGCAAGACCTCCGCCCAGTGGCTGCACGCCGTCGGTATCCACAGTGCCTCAGACCTTCGCCGACTGGGCGCCGTTGGCGCTTACCGCGCTGTCAGGGCCCGTGGTTTCCGCGCCTCGAAGGTGCTCCTGTACGCCATCGAAGGAGCGCTGCTCGACGTGCACTGGAACGACCTTCCACCCTCGCACAAAGCCGCCCTCCTGGGCGAGCTTGAGACTTTCCCCATGAGGAACAAGAGCTAG
- a CDS encoding Crp/Fnr family transcriptional regulator, translated as MYLLGEQPAYADQLINRLQGIPVQLLAGLAPCGEPIRLERSDDLEAELPGKQLFLIENGLVHALVDERPLFYLQEGDLIGLRQGIDLPPCRYVTEEPLCLIPYSRTEVLRHLHDDEHRQELFLHYLIGHTALLSDALAHLKQPEIRPATGFQHFAAGAQLIQQGDDAEHVFIIIEGHAEAFVDGQKVGDVQKDEIFGAMAVFTREKRSASVIASEPCTVMVIPKDQFLSLMQSNPRIAHSLIEGMARRIDLLNKEVTQLRVQRQAS; from the coding sequence ATGTACCTACTCGGTGAACAACCTGCCTACGCCGACCAACTGATCAACCGACTGCAGGGAATTCCGGTGCAATTGCTCGCCGGCCTGGCGCCCTGCGGCGAACCGATCCGCCTCGAGCGCTCCGACGATCTCGAGGCCGAGCTACCCGGCAAGCAGCTGTTTCTCATCGAGAACGGCCTGGTCCATGCCCTGGTGGACGAGCGCCCGCTGTTTTACCTCCAGGAAGGCGATCTGATCGGTCTGCGCCAGGGTATCGATCTGCCGCCCTGCCGTTACGTCACCGAAGAACCGCTGTGTCTGATCCCCTATTCGCGCACCGAGGTGCTCCGCCACCTCCATGACGACGAGCACCGCCAGGAGCTGTTCCTGCACTACCTGATCGGCCACACCGCCCTGCTCTCCGACGCCCTGGCGCATCTGAAGCAACCGGAGATCCGACCCGCAACCGGTTTCCAGCACTTCGCCGCTGGCGCCCAACTGATCCAGCAGGGTGACGACGCCGAGCATGTGTTCATCATCATCGAGGGGCACGCGGAAGCCTTCGTCGACGGACAGAAGGTCGGCGACGTTCAGAAAGACGAGATCTTTGGCGCCATGGCGGTATTCACCCGCGAAAAACGCAGTGCCTCGGTGATCGCCAGCGAACCCTGCACGGTGATGGTCATCCCCAAGGACCAGTTCCTCAGCCTGATGCAAAGCAATCCGCGCATCGCCCACAGCCTGATCGAAGGCATGGCCCGGCGCATCGACCTGTTGAACAAGGAAGTCACCCAGCTGCGCGTGCAACGCCAGGCCAGTTGA